A region of Carassius auratus strain Wakin chromosome 23, ASM336829v1, whole genome shotgun sequence DNA encodes the following proteins:
- the LOC113041110 gene encoding keratin, type I cytoskeletal 18 — protein MSLRSSYSVRSSTSQVPVSQMSQMSIKRTTNVPTYRAASIYGGAGGQGTRISSASYSGVRSGVGLPSMSSSIHVSATGATGEIMGNEKMAMQNLNDRLASYLEKVRTLEQANSKLELKIREALEKRGPDVRDYSRFQPIIDDLRNKIFDATGNNARLVLQIDNARLAADDFRVKYESELSIRQGVEADIAGLRKVIDDTNMNRMNLESEIESLKEELIFLKKNHDNEVMELRNQVSQSGVQVDVDAPKGQDLSLIMEEIRSKYEKMALKNQEELKAWHESQISEIQVQVTQNTEALQGARTEVNELRRQIQTLEIELDSQKNLKGSLEATLRDTEMRYNMEIESLNSILMQLEDELTQLRNNIQHQTQEYEALLNIKMKLEAEIATYRRLLDGEDFKLQDALEEQKKVKVMTVTQTLVDGKVVSSSTETKERNL, from the exons ATGAGTTTGAGATCAAGCTACAGCGTGCGTTCCTCCACCTCCCAGGTGCCGGTGTCCCAGATGTCCCAGATGTCCATCAAGCGTACCACCAACGTGCCGACTTACCGGGCTGCGAGCATCTACGGCGGCGCCGGAGGTCAAGGAACCCGAATCTCCTCTGCCTCCTACTCAGGTGTCCGCAGTGGAGTTGGACTTCCCTCAATGTCCAGCTCCATCCATGTGAGTGCCACTGGAGCCACCGGTGAGATCATGGGCAATGAGAAGATGGCCATGCAGAACTTGAACGACCGTCTGGCCTCCTACCTGGAGAAAGTGAGGACCCTGGAGCAGGCCAACAGCAAGCTGGAGCTGAAGATCCGCGAGGCCCTGGAGAAGAGAGGTCCTGATGTGCGTGACTACAGCCGCTTCCAGCCCATCATCGACGATCTGCGCAATAAG ATCTTTGATGCCACTGGAAACAACGCCCGTCTAGTGCTTCAGATTGATAACGCCCGTCTGGCAGCTGATGACTTCAGAGTCAA GTATGAATCCGAGCTGTCCATCCGCCAGGGTGTGGAGGCTGACATTGCCGGCCTTAGAAAGGTCATCGATGACACCAACATGAACCGCATGAACCTCGAGAGCGAGATTGAGTCCCTCAAGGAAGAGCTCATCTTCCTTAAGAAGAACCATGACAAT GAGGTAATGGAGCTTCGCAACCAGGTCTCCCAGTCAGGAGTGCAGGTGGATGTTGATGCTCCTAAAGGACAGGATTTGTCCCTGATCATGGAGGAGATAAGATCCAAGTACGAGAAGATGGCCCTGAAGAACCAGGAGGAGCTGAAGGCCTGGCACGAATCTCAG ATCTCAGAGATTCAGGTTCAAGTCACACAGAACACAGAGGCCCTCCAGGGTGCACGTACAGAAGTCAACGAACTACGCAGACAAATTCAGACATTGGAGATCGAGCTGGACTCGCAGAAGAACCTG AAAGGATCACTGGAGGCCACTCTGCGGGACACAGAAATGCGCTACAACATGGAGATCGAGAGTCTCAACTCCATCCTCATGCAACTGGAGGATGAGCTCACACAACTGCGCAACAACATCCAGCATCAGACGCAGGAGTACGAGGCTCTGCTGAACATCAAGATGAAGCTGGAGGCAGAAATTGCCACCTACAGGAGACTTCTGGATGGCGAAGACTTCAA GCTCCAGGATGCTCTTGAAGAGCAAAAGAAGGTAAAAGTGATGACGGTCACGCAGACGCTGGTGGATGGGAAGGTGGTTTCTTCCAGCACAGAAACCAAGGAGAGGAATCTTTGA